From Capricornis sumatraensis isolate serow.1 chromosome 19, serow.2, whole genome shotgun sequence:
TGGGGCACTCACCTTGACTGCACTCTGGACTCTCCTGGAGCTACCCCGGCTCTGAGCCCTGGGCCCCAGACACCCCGACTGCAGTGGTCTGGGCTGAGGCCTGGGCTCAGCATTTGCGGAGGACAGAATTGGTGGCCTTGCCCaaacagaggggcttccctggtggctcagacggtcaagaatctgcctgcaattgacccaagttcaatccccagAGGTCCGCTCTTAGCTTCTGGGAGGTGATGTGTGTCATACCTGACAGGAGGGTCTTCGTTTACAGTGACGTCCATGTGACCTAGGGGGCTTTGGGTCATGCTGGACTTTGGACCAGCTGACTTGAGAGTAACCGTGTGGCCAGTCAGTCATGCCCACACAGTGGGGCCCTGATAAAAACTCTGGACTCCGACGCTGTGTGAGCTCCCCTGGTGGGCAGTGTGTGTGCCGTCACTCACAGACGCTGTTAATCCCCGGGGAGTGGGCGGGGTGCTCCGCGTCTGGACCCGCGTCCAGGGCTCTGCCCCAGGCATCTCCGCCCTGGATTAATCCGCATCCTTTCCCCGTAATTAGACCTCAGAGGGGGATATATACCTTCAGCACATCCACCAGCCACTCCAGTGCTGGATCCAAGCCAATTCTGGGGAACCCTCACCTCACAGCTGGTGGCTGTGGCAGTGTCGGACACCCACACGTCCTTGGAGACCCCATTCTCTGAGGGTGCCCCTGCATGGAGACTGTGCCCCCAGACTTCGAAAGTTAGCCTAAACGCCACATAGGATGTGTCCACAGACCCCCAGCGACTGATCTACAGCCAGGCCCCAGGAACCAGTCTAAGATGGTTGCCCCCATCTGGCAAAAGGGTTACATGCTTTGCTCAAGATTAACTGTAAAAGGGGCGGGGGGTTGAGGGGGGCTAGGTTCTGGCTCCAGAGTAGAAAAAAGGAGTCCCAGAGGGCCCCCCAGTCACCTGCTTCCTGACTGGCCCAGCCTCCCCTGAAGATGCAGCCTTTGCCCCGAGTGGGTTCGCGCGGGGGAGTGGGGCTCACCTGGCTGGCTCCGCGCGCCTCAGGCGGGCAGGTGCTTCCAGGTGCTGACGAAGGCCGTGGGGATGAGCGAGTAGGGCACGGTGGTGACGCAATTCCACGTGTCCGACGTGGGGTCGTAGCAGTCCAGGGTTTTACACCGCTGGGTGCCGAAGTAGCCCCCCACCACGTAGAGCTTGTTGCCCGACGCCAGCGCGTGGCAGGACATGCGCTTGGCGGTCATGTCCCCGATCCGCGTCCACTGGTTGCTCTCGCAGTCGAAGCGGTAGGCCGAGGCGGCCGTGAACTCCGTGTCGCCGCCCATGATGAAGATCTGGCTGCCCAGAACGGCGGCCGCGGTGTACCGCCAGGGCTGCGGGCACTCGGCCTTGATGCTCCACCGGTTCTCCGACGGGTCGTAGCACTGGACCTTGGACACCATGTCCCGGTGGATGCTGGTGCCGCCGAACACGAAGAGCTTCAGCTTGGCGCTCACCACCGCGGCGTTGCTGACGCCGTCCCTCAGCGGGGCCACCATGGTCCACTTGTTCGCCCCGGGGTCATACTTCTCCACCTGCTTCAGTGAGACCGACGGCGAGGCCGGGAAGACGCCGGCCAGCGACGTGTGGCCCCCGACCACGTAGAGGCAGTTCTCCAGCTCGGCGGAGCCGTGGCCGAAGCGGGCGATCAGCATGGGCGCCGCCTTGGACCACTCCTCGTGGACCGTGTTGTACACCCACACGTCCTTGGAGACGCCGTTCTCGGAGCCCCGGCCCCCGGTGACGTACACCTTGCAGCCGATGGCCGAGGCGCTGAATTCCTtgcgggggctgggcaggtccGCCTTCGGGATGATCTCCTTGGCCTTGTGGTCCACCTGGTAGATCTTGTCGCACATGAAGGTCTGGCCCCCGAGGATGAGCAGCGTGTGGCCGGCCCGGCGCGGCCGGGCGCAGGGGCTGGTGACCACGCCGTCGTTCTGCAGGATCCGGGCCTTGCAGCGCAGTGCCTCGTCCACCAGCAGCCGCGTGCGCTCATCCGCCATGAGCAGGGCGTCGCCGGACGCGGCCTCCTTCAGGCAGTCGGAGGGCAGCAGGGCCAGCCGCACGCCGCGGAGGAGCTCGGGCAGGTGGGCCTTGCGCTGCTCCAGGTCGTGCCGGACCCACTGCAGCACCGCCTCGAAGACCACGCGCTCGTCCTCCGCCTCCAGCTCGTCGCTGGAGACGAGGTCCAGCAGGGTGTCCTTGGAGAGGCTGTTGAAGTCATCGCTCTGGCGCACGGCCTCGAAGTGCACCAGGCACATGCGCCAGGAGAACTCGTAGAGCCGGCGGCACTGGTGGGCGTCCGAGAGCAGCATCATGCCCAGGCAGTTGGACGGGAACAGGTTCTTCTCCAGGAACTCGGCGGCCGCGTCCCGCACGTCGTGGAACTGCAGCATGTCGCCCGCCTCCAGCAGCGACTCAGCGTTCTCCTCGTTGATGACGATGCGCGACGAGTAGGCAAAGTCCAGCAGCAGCTCCAGCACCTCGGGGTGCAGGTTGTCCTGGAAGTTGACCGTGTCGTCGTGGCTCTCCCGCAGGCCGTGGCTGAACATGGCCTCGAAGTAGCGGCTGGAGGCGGCCAGCACGGCGCGGTGGCAGGGGAAGGCGCGGTCACCGGCCCAGAGCGTCACGTCGGTGAACATGCGGTGCTTGCGCAGCGTGTTGAGGTGCGCCAGCACGCAGTCGGGGTGTGAGGCCTTGTGGAACAGCGTGATATTCATGGAGCCCGTGCTGCTCCGCGACTTGCGGGTCTCGTGGACGCTGACCGACATGCTGAGCCGACctgctgggtggggggagggatgggGCCACAGGTGAGAggggccaggccccaggccccgcAGCGTCCCCCAAACCTGGCCGGccggccccgccccacccctggtCAGCTCTGCCACACCCAGACCAAGCCCCGCCCCTCAACCTGAAGGTCAAAGGATGACTCTGGCGGTAAAGCCTGAGGTTCATCTCCGGATAGGAGCTTGCCCAGGTGACCTTAACCTACAGTCATCTCCCATGGTTGCAAGAACATGCCACGGTGTCCCCAGCCCAGTTAAGAGGACAGCAGGTGGGCtagcgtccctggtggctcagtggtaaagaatccccctgccaatgcaggggacatgggttggatctctcatccgggaagatctcacatgctggggagcaactaagcccgtgcaccacaactactgagcctgtgctccagagctcgggagcctcaactactgagcccatgtgccgccaCTACTGAGGGTGAcgggccccagagcctgtgctctgcaccgAGGGGCccccgcaacgagaagcccgtgcactgtgACCGGAGAGGAGCTCCCGCCTGCTGCAagtggagaaaagcctgcacagcaacgaagacccagcacacccaaaaataaatgaatcttaaTAAAaaagaggcagggcagggctAAGCGGCATGCGCTCTGGATACATTCCTCGGCTCAGGGATGCTGCTGCATGCCCCATTCTGCAGCCAGGGAAGCCAAGGCTCGTAGAGGCGCCCGGCTGCCTGACTCCTGCAGCCAGGATTCCCACGTGGGCCATCCAGTTCCAGCCCAGCAGCCACCCCGTTGGCCAAGGAGACTTAGATTCGTGCAGGGGGCCTTTTGCAAAACATCCCCAAGGAGCCACAGAGCCCAGGCAGAGCCTCACGCCCCCGCTCTGCTTCCTGCCGGGCTCTGTCCTGAGCCGGGCTCCATGCAGCCGCGGCCACCTTCCTCATCACCCTTGCCCTTGGAAAGCTCGCCGTGAGCCACTGTCAGCCTAAGCGCTCAGTGTAGACATGCTCTGCAAATCCAGGGCTCTCTAGAGGCCTCTGGACCCAGCTGCAATGAGGCCAGCTGGCCTGTGGCTCACTCCCTGGACACCTGCTCCATTCTGAATCCCAGTGGGAAGCCAAGACAAAGCCCTGGGTAACAGCGGAACACTAACGCAACCCGGATCTGCCTCAACCACAGCAGCCGGAACACCTGCAGCCAGTGGAGTCTCCCTGGTCCTGACAGGTGACTCCGGGCTCCTGGGCCTCAGCGAGTGCCCCACGTGCCCCAGTCTGCCCATCTCTGCTGGGCCAGGGACGTGGGGCTCTGAGTGCTGGTCCCCGGAGCAGACACGAGCTTGAATGCAAGGATTCGAAAGCACTTTAATTAATAAAGTCTGGTCAATGACACAACCCCAAACCCCACTATGGTGCTGTGGAAACGAGGCTCAGCCAACACGAAGCAAAACCTTAGGCCTCGAAGTGGCCAAAAGCAAACTGCATGCAGCGTCCTGACCCCAGAAGTCTGTGCTTCCAGCTGGTAACAAGGCCAGAAAAACccccttttcatttttactttcaaaagtGTGTAACTCCCCCCGACCCCTCCTCACTCCAGGTCACTTTTGTACTGAAGCAATGAcctgttgactttatttttgggggctccaaaatcactgcagatggtgactgcagccaagaaattgaaagacgctgctccctggaagaaaagcaataacaAACCTACAgcgtatcaaaaagcagagatatcactttgccaacaaaggtccgtattgtcaaagctatggttttcctagtagtcatgtattcatgtgagagctggaccataaagaaggctgagcatcgaagaactgatgcttttgaactggtgcagtgttggcaaagactcttgagagtcccttggactgcaaggagatcaatcaagtcaaacctaaaggaaatcaatcctgaatattcactggaaggactgacgctgaagctccaatactttggccacctgaattgaaaagctgactctttggaaaagaccctgatgttgggaaagattgagggcaggaggacaagggggaaacagaagatgagatggttggatagcatcactgactcgatggacatgagtctgagcaaactccaggagctgatgaagcacagggaagcctggcgtgctatagttcatggggttgcagagtcggacacaactgagcaacgaccTGATGAAGGAAGGCTGTGCTCCAGCTTCGGTTGTCAGTCAGGATCCAAGTACACGGCTATCTCCCTTGCTCCCTCCTCTCCTGGCAAAGAACCCAAGAAGCCACAGTGACATGATCAGAGCTGCCCGGGCAAGGCCCCAGCTCCCTGGCTGGGCGGGGAAGACAGCGGGGCTGGGCCTGGCCTCGCTGCTCTGGCCCCTGAGCTCCAGGCAGACCATGGGCCAGTGGCCCACCAGGAACACTGCTGCGCAAACCAGCCACTGCGGCCCACAGGGCTCAGGTGAAGAGCTCAGGCTCAGGGGTGTGTGCCTGTCCGCGTGCAGTCTGCAGGAGTGGGGAAATGCAGGACCCCACACCCAGACTGTACACAGTGGTCCCCAAGCTACCGCCCACCCTGGGCACCACTCTCTCTGCAGCTCAGTCTCCTCTTTTCTAAGACAAAGCCCCTGCCCTGTTCAGGCCTCCTGAGAGCCCCTCACTTGTTGGCAATTATTTACAGAGCTTGACCTCTGAGCCTGAGCCTGGGACCAGGCGTCACAGACAACAGGCTGTGCTGACCTGGCCTCACAAGctcagcagcagcaacccccAACCAGGTCTGAACTGCCCACCCTCGATTCCAGACCACACAGCACGGTCCCCACACCTTGTGTGACCGCTTAATCCTCATTCCTGCTACTGCCCCTCAATTGTCGGACACCTTCCCAAACGTGGCCATCCACTGGGacctcccagatggctcagcggtgaagaatccacctgcaggagacgcagaagacctgagttcaatccctggctgggcaagatcccctggaggaggaaacggcaacctactccagtgctcttgcctggagaatcccgtggatggaggagcctggagggctacagtctgcagggttgcacagcgttggacacgacagagcacacacacgcgtgcaagtgggtgatgccatccaccacgCCCCCGTGTGCCGGGGACTTTAGAGGGACGTGGCCTCTGATCTGGGGGCGCCTGGGGGACTGGCTCCAAGGCTTCCGATTCGGGGCCCTGATGGTAAGGCTTGACCTCAGTTCCTGTTGTCCCATAGCCCCACCTGCTCTGGGTCCCTGAACACCTCTGCCCAGCGCCCCACCCAGCCAGGAAGCCAGGCTGCTTCTGAGCCCCACTGGAGTGTGGTCTGGAACGCTGTGGGTGTGTAGCTCCTCCTGGGCTCACTTTACAGACAGCGCTGGAGTGGAACGCCAGCCGTGTGACCAGGATGTCACCAGTACCTGCTCCTGCGGGGGGTGCAGGCAGGGGGCTCGGAGGCTGCTGtgcacagggcctggccccagGGCCAGCCAGAGAGTGGACAGTCCTGCTCTCCCCACGCAGtgacacatggacacacacacactctaagcCGCTGGGCGAAGGCCCTCTCAGGCTTTCTGGCCCGGTGCGGCCCGCCTCCCTCCATCCCTGGCCCAGGTCCACGCTGGGGCAGCCAGCCTGGGGGCCGTGGGGTTGGGCTGGGCCCGCCTCCGCCATGGGGTGCTGTGCATTGGACCGCCCTGGAGGGATCCAGGTGGAGACACCCTTGGCGGGGGGTGTTAGGGGCAGGACAGAGCAGGACTCCAAGATAAGAAAGTGCCCCAAAGCACGGCAGACCCCGACAGAGTAGCCATGTGTACCTGGAGAATGGGGTCAGGTGACCTCTCCAAGGGCAGCGCTGAGTGGGCGGCCAGGGCCCAGAGCTGACTTCTGTCCCTCTCGGCAGAGGATGCCTGCCCGCTGATGCCAACCGCCTCCCAGGCCAAGATCCTGAGACGCCCAGATACCCCCAGCGGGTTCCCACCCCCAGACGGCGCCTGGCCTGGCTCCACGAAGAAGAGCCGGGAGCAGGGTCGTCTACCAGGCCGGTCGCTTCCCCGTCTGCCCCACATCCTCTCAGGAGATGCTGGGACCTGAGCCAGCCTTTTAGCAACAGCCCCGAAGCCCCAGGATTCTAGGAAGCGAGAGACCCACTGGCCCCAGTTTACAGACAGGAATACTGAGGCCCAGGGGACCTTCAAGATGAGAAAGTGGTCCAGGGAGAGGACCACAGTGTCCACCCAAGCCCACAGGTACCCAGGACTGCCCTTCACCTCTGGGCCAGCAGTGTGGGAGGTCAGGCCTGGGAGCCGGGGGCCCCCAGGGCTGTGTACCCCACCCTGGGCTCCCTGCCTCAGAGCTACAAGATCCCCAGAAGCCGAATTGTCCCCTCCACTGTGACATGTCTGGGAAAGTTCTCAGTGTTCCCCCAAACCTGCGAAACAGCACCAACATGCTCCCTCGTGCTCAAATCCCACCCCCTACTCCCCCCACACACCAGTTCACACAAGTCCTGTGGCCCTACCTCCTACACGAGTCCCTGTCtgaccctccccaccacccccgacTCACAGAACCCCCACACCAGCCTCTGCTTGGGTCTGAATCCACCCAGAAACCAGAGTTATCCTTTAAAAAGCATCACCTTGATCACACTACACCCAGCTCTAAACTCTCCAGGGATGTCTCAGCAGTCTTAGTAAAATCCCAGGTCCCCACCGTGGCCTCCGGGTCCTTACACCCTGCTATTTCCCAAAGAGCTGCCCCTCCAGCCGTGCTGGATGTGTCCctggcctcaggacctttgcacgaGCTGCTCTTCTGCCTGGACCGCTCTGCCGTCCACCTTACTGTCCCTgaatggctctctctctctcctcctgactGTGGCCACCTTGCTGAGGTCATCTCCTCCCCACGCCTCCCCCACTTACAGCACTTGTCACAAATTACAATCACCGGCTTATCTGCCTTCTGTATCTCCAGCCCCTGAAGGCAAGGACCGTGTGTGGTGATAACTGATGGGACCTGGCACAGAGTGGAGGCTCAGCCAGACTGGATGACCAGGATGAGCTGCACATGGCGCACGAGCCTCTCCCTGCTAACATCCGCTGCAGTGCTCACACAGCCGCGCTCCAGGCCCAGAGAAGATGCAGGCGAGGCAGCTGTGGATGCTGCCAGGCCGACTGTGACAGCGGACCCGAGTGGGAGACCCTTGAGCCAGCAAGGCACCCCTCCTGCTTACCCTGACACCCGCCTGTTCTCAGGAACCACTCTCTTCCCGCTCCAGGCTGTTTAGACACGGGATCCAGGGCTGGCCAAAGCGGCGCATCCCTGGGGTCCCAGCACCTGCCCAGCCATGGTGACGGGCCCCACATCCAGGAGGAGCCTGGAGACGATAGTCTGTGGTGCTAACTCAGCTGTGGGGTGACGTGGCATCCATTCCCGGGGCCGCTGAGAGTCTGAACATAGGCCAGGAGTGCAGCACCACCCCAGACGGGAGCTGTGCACAGGAGGAGCGCGGGGGCTTGGTGATCGCCGACCTGAGGCCCACtgccccttccttcctgtcttgGGCCGCCGGGAGTCCCAGCGAGTGCAGGACTCACTGGGACTGGGGGACAGGATGCTGGCCTTGCCAGGGGCTCTCAGCAGGGGGAGTCCTGccacccctcccaccaccagGGGAAGCCGCCCCATTCACCAAGAATGGGTTTCACAAGATGATTTCCAGTGACACACGCatccctgtgctggggctggaGGACCCGGAGCCGGTGTGAGACGGGAGGTTCCCAGCGGCGGGAGGGGTGAGCGCCGAAAGCGTGGGCCAAGTCCAGTGAGCTGGGTGCCTGCTGAGCAACACCACGGCCGTTGCTGCAGCCTGGACCACACGTTTGACCTGAGGGATGCCCAGTGTGCCTCTGGTCACTGCCACGTGGGTGAGGGCACGGAGGAAGGAGCATTTTCCGGGGCCCGTGAGGAGGACCATGAG
This genomic window contains:
- the KLHL25 gene encoding kelch-like protein 25 isoform X1: MTTGRLSMSVSVHETRKSRSSTGSMNITLFHKASHPDCVLAHLNTLRKHRMFTDVTLWAGDRAFPCHRAVLAASSRYFEAMFSHGLRESHDDTVNFQDNLHPEVLELLLDFAYSSRIVINEENAESLLEAGDMLQFHDVRDAAAEFLEKNLFPSNCLGMMLLSDAHQCRRLYEFSWRMCLVHFEAVRQSDDFNSLSKDTLLDLVSSDELEAEDERVVFEAVLQWVRHDLEQRKAHLPELLRGVRLALLPSDCLKEAASGDALLMADERTRLLVDEALRCKARILQNDGVVTSPCARPRRAGHTLLILGGQTFMCDKIYQVDHKAKEIIPKADLPSPRKEFSASAIGCKVYVTGGRGSENGVSKDVWVYNTVHEEWSKAAPMLIARFGHGSAELENCLYVVGGHTSLAGVFPASPSVSLKQVEKYDPGANKWTMVAPLRDGVSNAAVVSAKLKLFVFGGTSIHRDMVSKVQCYDPSENRWSIKAECPQPWRYTAAAVLGSQIFIMGGDTEFTAASAYRFDCESNQWTRIGDMTAKRMSCHALASGNKLYVVGGYFGTQRCKTLDCYDPTSDTWNCVTTVPYSLIPTAFVSTWKHLPA
- the KLHL25 gene encoding kelch-like protein 25 isoform X2 codes for the protein MSVSVHETRKSRSSTGSMNITLFHKASHPDCVLAHLNTLRKHRMFTDVTLWAGDRAFPCHRAVLAASSRYFEAMFSHGLRESHDDTVNFQDNLHPEVLELLLDFAYSSRIVINEENAESLLEAGDMLQFHDVRDAAAEFLEKNLFPSNCLGMMLLSDAHQCRRLYEFSWRMCLVHFEAVRQSDDFNSLSKDTLLDLVSSDELEAEDERVVFEAVLQWVRHDLEQRKAHLPELLRGVRLALLPSDCLKEAASGDALLMADERTRLLVDEALRCKARILQNDGVVTSPCARPRRAGHTLLILGGQTFMCDKIYQVDHKAKEIIPKADLPSPRKEFSASAIGCKVYVTGGRGSENGVSKDVWVYNTVHEEWSKAAPMLIARFGHGSAELENCLYVVGGHTSLAGVFPASPSVSLKQVEKYDPGANKWTMVAPLRDGVSNAAVVSAKLKLFVFGGTSIHRDMVSKVQCYDPSENRWSIKAECPQPWRYTAAAVLGSQIFIMGGDTEFTAASAYRFDCESNQWTRIGDMTAKRMSCHALASGNKLYVVGGYFGTQRCKTLDCYDPTSDTWNCVTTVPYSLIPTAFVSTWKHLPA